The Mycobacterium seoulense genome has a window encoding:
- the narI gene encoding respiratory nitrate reductase subunit gamma → MFSNVLFWDIAPYVTLTVLIVGTWWRYRYDKFGWTSRSSQIYESRLLRIASPMFHFGILAVFAGHVMGLLIPPRVTQMLKLSDHLYHLQAVIAGSLAGFATLAGIGLLIYRRFTRPAVSMATTRGDKVMYVVLVLAIVVGLYCDLIGTGPHSGEFHYRYTVGLWFRRIWILQPHGEVMINAPLDYQLHALIGMVLFTLLPFTRLVHILSAPVAYLFRPYIVYRSREEATGGELVGTAPRRRGW, encoded by the coding sequence GTGTTTAGCAACGTACTGTTCTGGGACATCGCGCCGTACGTCACCCTGACGGTGTTGATCGTCGGCACCTGGTGGCGCTACCGCTACGACAAGTTCGGCTGGACCTCCCGCTCCTCGCAGATCTACGAGTCGCGGCTGCTGCGGATCGCCAGCCCGATGTTTCACTTCGGCATCCTGGCGGTCTTCGCCGGCCACGTGATGGGGTTGTTGATCCCGCCGCGGGTGACGCAGATGTTGAAGCTGAGCGACCACCTCTACCATCTGCAGGCCGTGATCGCCGGGTCGTTGGCGGGCTTTGCGACGCTGGCCGGAATCGGGCTGCTGATCTATCGCCGGTTCACCCGTCCGGCGGTGTCCATGGCGACCACCCGCGGCGACAAGGTGATGTACGTGGTGCTGGTGCTGGCCATCGTGGTGGGCCTGTACTGCGACCTGATCGGCACCGGCCCGCACAGCGGCGAGTTCCACTACCGCTACACGGTCGGCCTGTGGTTCCGCCGGATCTGGATCCTGCAGCCACACGGCGAGGTGATGATCAACGCTCCGCTGGACTATCAACTGCACGCCCTGATCGGCATGGTGCTGTTCACGCTGTTGCCGTTCACCCGGCTGGTGCACATCCTGAGCGCGCCGGTCGCCTACCTGTTCCGGCCCTACATCGTCTACCGCAGCCGCGAAGAGGCGACCGGGGGCGAATTGGTCGGCACGGCGCCACGCCGCAGGGGCTGGTAG
- the narJ gene encoding nitrate reductase molybdenum cofactor assembly chaperone, which yields MRLLSGRGGRTHTLQDRLVWQAASLLLAYPDDELPARLDTVDELLGHLGGPAAALLGQTVAALRAREPMAAATDYVATFDMRRHCTMYLTYWTAGDTRNRGREMVEFATAYREAGVAPPRAEAPDHLAVVLEFAATVDPEAGRRLLTEHRVPIDVLRGALADAKSPYEPTVAAVCATLPAATDQDVRRAERLAKAGPPAESVGLQPFNLTVPPRREGGAPGV from the coding sequence ATGAGGCTGCTGTCCGGACGCGGGGGACGCACCCACACCCTGCAGGACCGACTGGTGTGGCAGGCGGCGTCGCTGCTGCTGGCCTACCCGGACGACGAGCTGCCGGCACGGTTGGACACGGTCGACGAGCTGCTCGGCCACCTCGGCGGGCCCGCGGCGGCGCTGCTCGGACAAACGGTGGCCGCGCTGCGCGCCCGCGAGCCGATGGCCGCCGCGACGGACTACGTCGCGACCTTCGACATGCGGCGCCACTGCACCATGTACCTGACGTACTGGACCGCCGGGGACACCCGCAACCGCGGCCGGGAGATGGTGGAGTTCGCCACCGCCTACCGGGAGGCGGGCGTGGCGCCGCCGCGCGCCGAGGCGCCCGATCACCTGGCCGTCGTGCTGGAATTCGCCGCCACGGTCGACCCCGAGGCGGGGCGGCGGCTGCTGACCGAGCACCGAGTCCCGATCGACGTGCTGCGGGGCGCCCTCGCCGACGCGAAGTCGCCCTACGAGCCCACCGTGGCGGCGGTGTGTGCGACGCTGCCCGCCGCGACGGATCAGGACGTGCGCCGCGCGGAGCGCCTGGCCAAAGCCGGGCCGCCCGCGGAATCCGTTGGGCTGCAACCCTTCAACTTGACCGTGCCGCCCCGACGCGAAGGAGGAGCGCCAGGTGTTTAG
- the narH gene encoding nitrate reductase subunit beta produces MKVMAQLAMVMNLDKCIGCHTCSVTCKQAWTNRSGTEYVWFNNVETRPGQGYPRTYEDQERWRGGWIRDKKGRLRLRDGGRIAKLLRIFANPRLPIIDDYYEPWTYDYENLTSAPACDTFPTAAPKSLISGEPMKVSWGPNWDDNLAGSPEILAGDPILKKVSEDVKLALEETFMFYLPRICEHCLNPSCVASCPSGAMYKRSEDGIVLVDQDRCRGWRMCVSGCPYKKVYFNHKTGKAEKCTLCYPRMEVGLPTICSETCVGRLRYLGLVLYDVDRVLEAASVENDTDLYEAQCRILLDPNDPEVITAARAEGISDEWIEAAQRSPVYALINDYKVALPLHPEYRTMPMVWYIPPLSPVVDAVSRDGHDGEELGNLFGALDALRIPMQYLAELFTAGDTAVVEGVLRRLAAMRSYMRDINLGRETQPHIPHSVGMTEEQIYKMYRLLAIAKYEERYVIPTAFSPQARDLEETGCSLTGDGGPGMYESGEPVPVSVETFHALKRPGGEAATNGRPRVNLLNWDGRQVPAGMFPGEQKP; encoded by the coding sequence ATGAAGGTAATGGCGCAGCTGGCGATGGTGATGAACCTCGACAAGTGCATCGGCTGCCACACCTGCTCGGTCACCTGCAAGCAGGCGTGGACCAACCGGTCCGGCACCGAGTACGTGTGGTTCAACAACGTCGAAACCCGTCCGGGCCAGGGCTATCCGCGCACCTACGAGGATCAGGAGCGGTGGCGCGGCGGCTGGATACGCGACAAGAAGGGGCGGCTGCGGCTGCGCGACGGTGGCCGCATCGCCAAGCTGTTGCGCATCTTCGCCAACCCCAGGCTGCCGATCATCGACGACTACTACGAGCCCTGGACCTACGACTACGAGAACCTGACCAGCGCGCCCGCGTGTGACACGTTCCCCACGGCAGCACCGAAAAGCCTGATCAGCGGCGAACCGATGAAGGTGTCCTGGGGCCCGAACTGGGACGACAACCTGGCCGGCTCACCGGAGATTCTGGCCGGCGATCCGATCCTCAAAAAGGTCAGCGAGGACGTCAAACTCGCCCTCGAAGAGACCTTCATGTTCTACCTGCCCCGGATCTGCGAGCACTGCCTCAACCCCTCCTGCGTGGCGTCGTGCCCGTCGGGCGCGATGTACAAGCGCAGCGAGGACGGCATCGTGCTGGTCGACCAGGACCGCTGCCGCGGCTGGCGGATGTGCGTCTCCGGATGCCCCTACAAGAAGGTCTATTTCAACCACAAGACCGGCAAGGCCGAGAAGTGCACGCTGTGCTACCCGCGGATGGAGGTCGGCCTGCCGACCATCTGCTCGGAGACGTGCGTGGGACGGCTGCGCTATCTGGGCCTGGTGCTCTACGACGTCGACCGGGTGCTGGAGGCGGCCTCGGTGGAGAACGACACCGACCTGTACGAGGCGCAATGCCGGATCCTGTTGGATCCCAACGATCCCGAGGTGATCACCGCCGCCCGCGCGGAGGGCATCTCCGACGAGTGGATCGAGGCCGCGCAGCGCTCGCCGGTGTACGCGCTGATCAACGACTACAAGGTCGCGCTGCCCCTGCATCCCGAATACCGCACGATGCCGATGGTCTGGTACATCCCGCCGCTGTCGCCGGTGGTCGACGCGGTCAGCCGGGACGGCCACGACGGGGAGGAACTGGGCAACCTGTTCGGCGCGCTGGACGCGCTGCGCATCCCCATGCAGTACCTGGCCGAGCTGTTCACCGCCGGCGACACCGCCGTGGTCGAGGGCGTGCTGCGGCGGCTGGCGGCGATGCGCTCCTACATGCGCGACATCAATCTCGGGCGCGAAACGCAGCCGCACATCCCGCATTCGGTGGGGATGACCGAAGAGCAGATCTACAAGATGTACCGGCTGCTGGCGATCGCGAAATACGAAGAGCGGTATGTCATTCCGACCGCGTTCAGCCCGCAGGCCCGCGACCTCGAGGAGACGGGTTGCTCGTTGACCGGCGACGGCGGCCCGGGCATGTACGAGTCGGGTGAACCGGTGCCCGTCTCCGTGGAGACCTTCCACGCGCTCAAGCGGCCCGGCGGCGAGGCCGCCACCAACGGACGGCCGCGGGTGAACCTGCTGAACTGGGACGGACGCCAGGTGCCCGCCGGAATGTTTCCCGGAGAGCAGAAGCCATGA